The nucleotide window TTCAAAAGGAACAGATATTGCCCTACGCACGCCCATGTTCATGTCCCATTCGTTCGGATACTCGATGGGGCATGCGTCTCGGCATTCGCCGCAGCCCGTGCAGTTCTTAGCTATTACATACCGTGGGTTTTTGCGCACTTTTACTTTGAAATTGCCAACATAACCGTCAACTCGCACGACATCAGCGTTGGATATTATTGTGATATTAGGATGGCGGTTGACGTCGACCATCTTCGGTCCTTCGATGCAGATGCTGCAGTCTAGAGTTGGGAACGTCTTGTCCAGCTGAGCCATGTGGCCGCCGATGCTTTCACTTTTTTCAACCAAGTATACCTTGAATCCCATGTCTGCCAAGTCGAGAGCTGCGTTTATGCCTGCGATGCCGCCGCCCACCACCAGTGCTTGGTTTGTGACTGGAACCTCAATAACTTCTAACGGTTTCAGCAACACGGCTTTGGCTACAGCCATTCTAACTATGTCTTTGGCCTTTTCTGTGGCTTCTTTAGGCATGCTCCCGTGTGCCCAAGATGAGAACTCGCGGATGTTTGCCATTTCGTAATAGTACGGGTTCAGGCCTTCGCTGCTGATGCACTTGCGGAAAGTCGGCTCGTGCATACGCGGTGAGCAAGCCGCCACGACCACGCGGTTGAGTTTGTTCTCCCTGATCTCCTTACGTATCTGCTCTTGCCCTGGGTCGGCACAGGAGTAGCGGTTGTCTCCAGCGAACGCGACGTAGGGCAGAGTCTTGGCATATTCCACCAGTGCTTTAATGTCAATAACGCCTGCGATGTTGAGACCGCAGTGGCATACGAAGACTCCGACTCTCGCCGTTTCTTCAGGCATTTTCGACACCCTTTAACAGTGATTTTCTTTCAATTGACTGCTGCACTTTCGCAGCTCGCTTAGTTTGGCTTTCTTTTGAATATTCTCGTGTAGAGGTTAGTTTTTCAATGGCTTTGTTCCATGCGCCAGATTTAATTGGCGTGTGATAGACTGAACGTCGCTCCATGACTAATGCGCCATCAGCTGGGCAGACGATTTTGCAGGCGCCGCAGAACACGCAAAATGCCGCGTTTGGGTAGACTTTGCCGTCGCTGTTTAGGAATAAGGCGCTTGGAATTGGACATACGTCTAAGCAGTCTTGGCAGTTGGGGGGGCATTTTTCAACATTTATGTCGAGCACGCCGTGGAAAATCTTGCGTACGTGGATTGCGCCTTCTGGGCATTTGACTTCGCATAGCCGGCAGCACGGACTTTGTTCTTTTAGGATGTTGACTTGGACTTTCAAGTCGTTTCTATCTGAATATGTTTTCAGTTTCTCATGTGGAAG belongs to Candidatus Bathyarchaeia archaeon and includes:
- a CDS encoding 4Fe-4S dicluster domain-containing protein, coding for MPIKELKIDNENELTIQRLLHAKHYELTLTRTLCVGCEICKTICPREAIDVKKQPKQQGQKTQRPIIDVNPQKCTYCGMCEPICPFDAIRVNVNGQHLVSVVEKESFPRLIHEIEVDASKCSLDCVECEKACPLNLIKVALLTPEGKQLPHEKLKTYSDRNDLKVQVNILKEQSPCCRLCEVKCPEGAIHVRKIFHGVLDINVEKCPPNCQDCLDVCPIPSALFLNSDGKVYPNAAFCVFCGACKIVCPADGALVMERRSVYHTPIKSGAWNKAIEKLTSTREYSKESQTKRAAKVQQSIERKSLLKGVENA